The following coding sequences are from one Phycisphaerales bacterium window:
- a CDS encoding PfkB family carbohydrate kinase, whose amino-acid sequence MSPNTTGWGDGTRGGSGSGGGGLPAGVRAKIVNREQLLAARAEARRAGRALVQCHGCFDIVHPGHIRHLRQARSLGDLLLVSITGDPGISKGVGRPLIPEELRAENLAALDCVDYVYVDDQPTALSLLEAVKPDVYVKGKEYESNNDPRFAAERQAVERAGGRVVFSSGDVVFSSTALIAALEQSADPYHQRLVQLCQREELSGPTLYSLITSFKGKRVAVVGEVILDTYILCDRPEVASESPVMTLRPLEARHYDGGAAVVARHLAALGAKPVLVTVLPATRDGAALRERLEAEGIEVRAMAVKTPVPEKQRFLVGAQKVMKVDLVEPLVLDAGAQERFVEMAVGACGEEPPRSGGVPRAEAAIVTDFGLGLFVPKMMARLCKGLRTRVKTLTGDVSGKRSNLRFMREMDLLCPSEQELREVMRLHGEGLPLVAYRLLEATQSKAAFVTLGADGLIAFSPVEGAETAEGWTTRLNSEHVPALVPIALDPLGCGDSLLSVATLALSAGGSLVQAAFLGACAGAVQVQRLGNMAVTPADLRGVVARVQSSRLVFAGERAVSERVLQRA is encoded by the coding sequence ATGAGCCCGAATACCACAGGGTGGGGGGATGGCACGCGCGGAGGCAGCGGTAGTGGGGGGGGCGGCCTGCCCGCGGGTGTGCGCGCGAAGATCGTGAACCGCGAGCAGCTGCTGGCCGCGCGGGCGGAGGCGCGGCGTGCGGGGCGGGCGCTGGTGCAGTGCCACGGCTGCTTCGACATCGTGCACCCGGGGCACATCCGGCACCTGCGGCAGGCGCGGAGCCTGGGCGACCTGCTGCTGGTGAGCATCACCGGTGACCCGGGCATCAGCAAGGGGGTGGGGCGACCACTGATCCCGGAGGAGCTGCGGGCGGAGAACCTCGCGGCCCTGGACTGCGTGGATTACGTGTACGTCGACGACCAGCCCACGGCGCTGTCGCTGCTGGAGGCGGTGAAGCCCGACGTGTACGTGAAGGGCAAGGAGTACGAGAGCAACAACGACCCGCGGTTCGCGGCCGAGCGGCAGGCGGTTGAGCGGGCGGGCGGGCGCGTGGTGTTCAGCAGCGGGGACGTGGTGTTCAGCTCGACGGCGCTGATTGCGGCGCTGGAGCAGAGCGCGGACCCCTACCACCAGCGGCTGGTGCAGCTGTGCCAGCGGGAGGAGCTCTCCGGTCCGACGCTGTACTCGCTGATCACGTCGTTCAAGGGAAAGCGCGTGGCGGTCGTCGGGGAGGTGATCCTCGACACGTACATCCTCTGCGACCGGCCGGAGGTGGCGAGCGAGAGCCCGGTGATGACGCTGCGGCCGCTGGAGGCGCGGCATTACGACGGCGGCGCGGCGGTGGTGGCGCGGCACCTGGCTGCGCTGGGTGCGAAGCCCGTGCTGGTGACCGTGCTGCCGGCAACGCGCGACGGCGCGGCGTTGCGCGAGCGGCTGGAGGCCGAGGGCATCGAGGTGCGGGCGATGGCGGTGAAGACGCCGGTGCCGGAGAAACAGCGGTTTTTAGTGGGCGCGCAGAAGGTGATGAAGGTTGATCTGGTGGAGCCGCTGGTGCTGGATGCGGGGGCGCAGGAGCGGTTTGTGGAGATGGCGGTGGGGGCGTGCGGAGAAGAACCGCCGCGGAGCGGCGGGGTACCCAGGGCCGAGGCCGCGATCGTGACGGACTTCGGGCTGGGGCTGTTCGTGCCGAAGATGATGGCGCGGCTGTGCAAGGGGCTGCGGACGCGGGTGAAGACGCTGACGGGGGACGTGAGCGGCAAGCGGAGCAACCTGCGGTTCATGCGAGAGATGGACCTCCTTTGCCCGAGCGAGCAGGAGCTGCGTGAGGTCATGCGGCTGCACGGCGAGGGGCTGCCGCTGGTGGCGTACCGGCTGCTGGAGGCGACGCAGTCGAAGGCGGCGTTCGTGACGCTGGGCGCCGACGGACTGATTGCATTCTCGCCGGTGGAGGGCGCGGAAACGGCGGAGGGGTGGACGACGCGGCTCAACAGCGAGCACGTGCCGGCGCTGGTGCCGATCGCGCTGGACCCGCTGGGGTGCGGGGACTCGCTATTGAGCGTGGCGACGCTGGCGCTGAGCGCGGGCGGGTCGCTGGTGCAGGCGGCGTTCCTGGGGGCTTGCGCGGGGGCGGTGCAGGTGCAGCGGCTGGGGAACATGGCGGTGACCCCGGCGGACCTGCGCGGGGTGGTGGCGCGGGTGCAGAGTTCGAGGTTGGTATTTGCGGGGGAGAGGGCGGTGTCGGAGAGGGTCTTGCAAAGGGCGTGA
- a CDS encoding glycosyltransferase: MISYVIPTRNRPERLKQTLWAIEALGDHRACGGAEVVVVDNASTERLIMPAELACGGAGAVPVRAVLLDENMGAAARNIGVAESEPASEWIVMLDDDSYPDDTAFMERLAAQPADVAAVSADIWLDTRGRADTRESGGLPEVFIGCGVAIRRRVFKELGGYDAAFGYYAEEYDLAARMLLAGHRVAFEPLFSVTHAKVSSGRDMNTILGRLVRNNGWVAQRYAPESCRLAELRETRRRYRRIAAKERALSGFGRGLVELRKTLWRQKRTPMSVELWDRFTGLAAARAALQRQYAARPFRSAAIIDPGKNAWVVARALEELGVRLTGEGEDAEVSVIGTMSPGPMMDAMRKRAGGRQRVIMPWDVGEVAMERVREAA, translated from the coding sequence ATGATCTCGTACGTCATTCCGACGCGGAACCGGCCTGAGCGGCTGAAGCAGACCTTGTGGGCGATCGAGGCGCTGGGGGATCACCGCGCGTGCGGGGGAGCGGAGGTTGTCGTCGTTGATAATGCGAGCACCGAGCGGTTGATCATGCCGGCGGAACTGGCCTGTGGGGGGGCCGGTGCGGTGCCGGTGCGGGCGGTGCTGCTGGATGAGAACATGGGGGCGGCGGCGAGGAACATCGGGGTTGCGGAGAGTGAGCCAGCGTCGGAGTGGATCGTCATGCTCGACGACGACTCGTACCCGGACGACACGGCGTTCATGGAGCGGCTTGCGGCGCAGCCGGCGGATGTGGCGGCGGTGTCGGCGGACATCTGGCTGGACACGCGCGGGCGGGCAGACACGCGAGAGAGCGGTGGGCTGCCAGAGGTATTCATCGGGTGCGGCGTGGCGATCCGGCGGCGGGTGTTCAAGGAACTGGGCGGGTACGACGCGGCGTTCGGGTATTACGCGGAGGAGTACGACCTCGCGGCGCGGATGCTGCTGGCGGGGCACCGCGTCGCGTTCGAGCCGCTGTTCAGCGTGACGCACGCGAAGGTGAGCAGCGGGCGCGACATGAACACGATCCTGGGGCGGCTGGTGCGGAATAACGGGTGGGTGGCGCAGCGGTACGCGCCCGAGTCGTGCCGCCTGGCTGAGCTGCGCGAGACGCGGCGGCGCTACCGGCGGATCGCCGCGAAAGAGCGGGCGCTGTCCGGCTTTGGGCGCGGGCTGGTGGAGCTGCGGAAGACGTTGTGGCGGCAGAAGCGCACGCCGATGAGCGTGGAGCTGTGGGACCGGTTCACCGGTCTCGCGGCCGCGCGGGCGGCGCTGCAGCGTCAGTACGCGGCGCGCCCGTTCAGGAGTGCGGCGATCATCGACCCGGGCAAGAACGCGTGGGTGGTAGCGCGGGCACTGGAAGAACTGGGCGTGCGGCTCACGGGCGAGGGCGAGGACGCGGAGGTGAGCGTGATTGGCACGATGTCGCCGGGGCCGATGATGGACGCGATGCGGAAGCGCGCGGGCGGGCGGCAGCGGGTGATCATGCCCTGGGATGTGGGTGAGGTTGCGATGGAGCGGGTGCGCGAGGCGGCGTGA
- a CDS encoding biopolymer transporter ExbD — protein sequence MSHSFRRRNAQALYETHVGPNMTPMVDVVMVILIFFMASTAFLGPEWFLKSYLPTRSAAAQPTAAEPTRLRLTLTRSANGVTQIAINDATPITVNQIESALSAEATRVGPENLVVPVEVSPDVAYEDVVRVHEICDRLGIRKVGLN from the coding sequence ATGAGCCACAGTTTCCGCCGCCGCAACGCTCAGGCCCTCTACGAGACCCACGTCGGGCCCAACATGACGCCGATGGTCGACGTCGTCATGGTTATCCTCATCTTCTTCATGGCCAGCACGGCCTTCCTCGGCCCCGAGTGGTTCCTCAAGTCCTACCTGCCCACCCGCAGCGCCGCCGCGCAGCCCACCGCCGCCGAGCCCACGCGCCTGCGCCTCACGCTCACACGCTCCGCCAACGGCGTCACGCAGATCGCCATCAACGACGCGACGCCGATCACGGTCAATCAGATCGAGAGCGCCCTCTCCGCCGAAGCCACCCGCGTCGGCCCTGAGAACCTCGTCGTCCCTGTCGAGGTCTCACCCGACGTCGCCTACGAGGACGTTGTCCGCGTGCACGAAATCTGCGATCGCCTGGGCATCCGCAAGGTCGGCCTCAACTGA
- a CDS encoding biopolymer transporter ExbD, translating into MRLRTFHPHQPAAKINVTPLIDVVMVLIIFYLIVGKLAADKRSRVDLPESRIGATSEEQKPVVITVTAEGASGSLDLTSRILLDGVEVPRDALADALRARVGDKAATTTVQVRADRRLSYGAVEPVVKACRAAGLTAVWLVTEKSGGA; encoded by the coding sequence ATGCGTCTCCGCACCTTCCATCCTCACCAGCCCGCGGCCAAGATCAACGTCACGCCGCTGATCGACGTGGTGATGGTGCTCATCATCTTCTACCTCATAGTCGGCAAACTCGCCGCCGACAAACGCTCGCGCGTGGACCTGCCCGAGTCCCGCATCGGCGCCACCAGCGAAGAACAGAAGCCCGTCGTCATCACCGTCACCGCCGAGGGCGCTTCCGGCAGCCTGGACCTCACTTCCCGCATCCTGCTCGACGGCGTTGAGGTGCCGCGCGATGCCCTCGCCGACGCCCTCCGTGCCCGCGTGGGCGACAAGGCCGCGACCACCACCGTCCAGGTCCGCGCCGACCGCCGCCTCAGCTACGGCGCTGTCGAGCCTGTCGTGAAGGCCTGCCGCGCCGCGGGCCTCACCGCCGTGTGGCTCGTCACCGAGAAGTCGGGGGGCGCATGA
- a CDS encoding MotA/TolQ/ExbB proton channel family protein: MITLARLCLLALLGAAVLALPALAQTTPAAGGGTPVATGGLWSLFVKSFDLFTVLLLLGSVAGVAAIFMCMMDVREQNITPPKTIARLRDLARAKRWEDLSMAVHEDESFVARVVKATLAAPVHDKAAMREAAELAASEESARWFRKIDVLNVIGNLGPLVGLAGTVYGMILAFTSLGEAGGQAGPGDLSLGISKALFHTLLGLCLAIPCLLIYGLYRGVVDRLCTRGIVAASEIIELLPVREPEDAPVGAGPRAVIAGAIKAPSHT; the protein is encoded by the coding sequence ATGATCACCCTCGCCCGCCTCTGCCTCCTCGCCCTCCTCGGCGCGGCCGTCCTCGCCCTTCCCGCCCTCGCGCAAACCACCCCCGCTGCCGGTGGCGGCACCCCCGTCGCCACCGGCGGCCTCTGGTCCCTCTTCGTCAAGTCCTTCGACCTCTTCACCGTGCTGCTGCTGCTCGGCTCGGTCGCGGGCGTCGCCGCCATCTTCATGTGCATGATGGACGTCCGCGAGCAGAACATCACGCCGCCCAAGACCATCGCCCGCCTCCGCGACCTTGCCCGCGCCAAGCGCTGGGAAGACCTCTCGATGGCCGTGCACGAGGATGAGAGCTTCGTCGCCCGCGTGGTCAAGGCGACCCTCGCCGCGCCCGTGCACGACAAGGCGGCCATGCGCGAGGCCGCGGAGCTCGCCGCGAGCGAAGAGTCCGCCCGCTGGTTCCGCAAGATCGATGTGCTCAACGTGATCGGCAACCTCGGCCCGCTCGTGGGTCTCGCCGGCACCGTCTACGGCATGATCCTCGCCTTTACCAGCCTGGGCGAAGCCGGCGGCCAGGCCGGCCCCGGCGACCTCTCGCTGGGCATCAGCAAAGCACTCTTCCACACCCTGCTGGGCCTCTGCCTCGCCATCCCCTGCCTGCTCATCTACGGCCTCTACCGCGGGGTCGTCGACCGCCTCTGCACCCGCGGCATCGTCGCAGCGAGCGAGATCATCGAGCTCCTGCCCGTCCGTGAGCCGGAGGATGCCCCCGTCGGCGCAGGCCCGCGCGCCGTGATCGCCGGTGCGATCAAAGCTCCTTCCCACACCTGA
- the tsaE gene encoding tRNA (adenosine(37)-N6)-threonylcarbamoyltransferase complex ATPase subunit type 1 TsaE yields MSRATIVIQRTSDSEEATGALAAGLASVLASGDVLALEGDLGAGKTTFVRALAGALGVDTSLVSSPTFVFVNEYPIPPAARNALAGGRITHVDAYRLTSEEDLDALGWDRLFDHHSRQAATDSVALIEWPRRIAKALPDECAWIEIAAAGPSRRQITLRLPGSWESRPRLEWLRDREPTKCRVTGRWVSPTSATYPFIDERARDADMYQWFTGGYKTSREIKPTDEENV; encoded by the coding sequence GTGTCCAGGGCCACCATCGTTATCCAGCGCACCAGCGACAGCGAGGAAGCCACCGGCGCCCTCGCCGCGGGACTGGCCTCAGTGCTCGCTTCTGGTGATGTCCTCGCCCTGGAGGGCGACCTGGGTGCGGGCAAGACCACCTTCGTGCGCGCCCTGGCAGGCGCCCTCGGCGTTGATACGAGTCTCGTCTCCAGCCCCACGTTCGTCTTTGTCAACGAGTACCCGATTCCCCCTGCCGCCCGCAATGCCCTCGCGGGTGGGCGTATCACGCACGTCGACGCCTACCGCCTCACCAGCGAGGAAGACCTCGATGCACTCGGCTGGGACCGGCTCTTTGACCACCACTCACGTCAGGCCGCAACAGACTCTGTCGCGCTCATCGAGTGGCCGCGCCGAATCGCAAAGGCACTGCCAGACGAGTGCGCCTGGATCGAGATCGCCGCGGCCGGCCCCTCGCGTCGTCAGATCACCCTGCGGCTGCCGGGCAGCTGGGAAAGCCGCCCGCGTCTGGAGTGGCTGCGCGACCGCGAGCCCACGAAGTGCCGCGTCACCGGCCGCTGGGTCTCCCCGACATCCGCCACCTACCCGTTCATCGACGAACGCGCCCGCGACGCGGACATGTACCAGTGGTTTACCGGCGGCTACAAGACCTCGCGCGAGATCAAGCCTACCGACGAAGAGAACGTCTAG
- the thiL gene encoding thiamine-phosphate kinase yields the protein MREGELLALIYNRSTDLRAAFPQVLVGPGDDCALVGVGAAHPGVLLKTDQLIEGRHFTPGTPLDLIARKAIARAVSDIAAMAGTPRAALAACALPPGYEQRRADELFDACSRWSRHFGAPLVGGDIASFATDATPLTLTITLVGLPHPSRGPVLRSTARPSDHVYITGRIGGSFDAATGMGRHLTFEPRVTEAHWLADTLGPQLHAMMDLSDGLGIDAGRLGAASRVQLELDVPRSCLHDRARQHSADRNLVLQSVSDGEDYELLFTADTAVTLPPTCPLTGTPITRIGRCLAGEPACYLLLDGERLDVSGRGWEHT from the coding sequence ATGCGCGAAGGCGAACTGCTCGCCCTCATTTACAACCGCTCCACCGACCTCCGCGCCGCCTTTCCACAGGTGCTCGTGGGGCCCGGTGATGACTGCGCCCTCGTTGGTGTCGGGGCCGCGCACCCTGGCGTGCTGCTCAAGACCGACCAGCTCATCGAGGGCCGGCACTTCACGCCGGGCACACCGCTGGACCTGATTGCCCGCAAGGCGATTGCCCGCGCGGTCTCCGACATCGCCGCCATGGCGGGCACGCCGCGGGCCGCGCTCGCGGCGTGCGCCCTGCCCCCCGGCTACGAGCAGCGCCGCGCCGATGAGCTCTTTGACGCCTGCTCGCGCTGGTCACGCCACTTCGGCGCCCCGCTCGTGGGCGGCGACATCGCGTCTTTTGCCACCGACGCAACGCCCTTGACCCTGACCATCACACTCGTCGGGCTCCCGCATCCCTCCCGCGGCCCGGTCCTGCGTTCTACCGCCAGGCCCAGCGACCACGTCTACATCACCGGCCGCATCGGGGGCTCGTTCGACGCCGCGACCGGCATGGGCCGGCACCTCACCTTCGAGCCGCGCGTGACCGAGGCACACTGGCTCGCCGACACCCTCGGCCCGCAGCTGCACGCGATGATGGACCTGTCCGACGGTCTGGGCATCGACGCGGGCAGGCTCGGCGCGGCCTCGCGCGTACAGCTGGAGCTCGATGTGCCACGATCATGTCTTCATGATCGTGCCCGCCAACATTCGGCGGACCGGAACCTCGTCCTCCAGTCCGTCTCCGACGGCGAGGACTATGAGCTCCTCTTCACCGCCGACACCGCCGTCACACTGCCGCCCACATGCCCACTCACCGGCACGCCCATCACCCGCATCGGCCGCTGCCTCGCCGGCGAGCCCGCGTGCTACCTTCTGCTCGACGGCGAACGCCTCGACGTCTCAGGCCGGGGCTGGGAGCACACGTAG
- a CDS encoding UPF0175 family protein codes for MTITIPDEVLKSSGLTEREVLLELACRLFDIDRLTKHEAASMCGLDRPSFEDELFKRGLAVYHMTDEDWEIEQRARRAG; via the coding sequence ATGACCATCACGATCCCCGACGAAGTTCTCAAGAGTTCGGGATTGACTGAGCGGGAGGTGCTCCTTGAACTTGCCTGCCGTCTCTTTGATATCGACCGGCTGACAAAGCATGAGGCCGCCTCCATGTGCGGCCTGGACCGGCCGTCATTCGAGGATGAACTCTTCAAACGTGGCCTTGCTGTCTACCACATGACGGATGAAGATTGGGAGATTGAGCAGCGGGCGCGGAGGGCTGGTTGA
- a CDS encoding DUF3368 domain-containing protein, whose amino-acid sequence MKIGRLSSGRGGLVELLIVSDTSPLRALQVLSLLGLLEPLYSQVLIPPAVYTELSRARIGVPPLDIAQHSFIEVRSPKLVRGFPRLGPGESEAISLALELGATELLIDEVGARSVATTLGMKPIGVLGVLIQGKQRGLVQQVAPLIEQLQQRISFRVSDAVVAEVLRQAGESRP is encoded by the coding sequence ATGAAGATTGGGAGATTGAGCAGCGGGCGCGGAGGGCTGGTTGAGTTGCTCATAGTCAGCGACACATCGCCGCTGCGTGCTTTGCAAGTTCTCTCGTTGCTCGGCCTTCTTGAGCCGCTGTACTCGCAAGTACTGATCCCCCCGGCTGTGTACACCGAGCTTTCTCGAGCGCGGATCGGTGTGCCCCCGCTCGACATTGCGCAGCATTCCTTTATTGAGGTGCGCTCGCCGAAGCTCGTTCGAGGGTTCCCTCGCCTCGGTCCGGGAGAATCGGAGGCGATCTCTCTTGCTCTTGAACTGGGCGCGACCGAGCTACTCATAGACGAGGTCGGTGCACGGAGTGTCGCCACGACACTCGGCATGAAGCCCATCGGCGTGCTTGGTGTTCTCATCCAGGGAAAGCAGCGCGGGCTGGTTCAGCAAGTGGCGCCATTGATTGAGCAACTCCAACAGCGGATCTCATTCAGGGTGTCTGATGCGGTCGTCGCTGAGGTGCTCCGGCAGGCGGGTGAATCGCGACCCTGA
- a CDS encoding class I SAM-dependent methyltransferase, which produces MSDLYTFLAHRGLAFANPFSEPSMQRAIDVLALAPGASVADFGAGSCELPIRLVEKYQAKVAAVELSARMAAWAREKIHARLVAKNLPGGVTVHEGDAGAFRATMEPHSYDLTICIGSSHALGGYEKTVQVLKRLTRPGGQVLIGEGFWGKAPPEAYPQATGMTPDEFHTHGGNIDHACREGLTPLWAITASEREWDEYEWAHARNLESLAQDKCDSGAALIARGRSWREAYWKWGRGVLGFGLYLFRCQ; this is translated from the coding sequence TTGTCCGACCTCTACACCTTCCTCGCCCACCGCGGCCTCGCCTTCGCCAACCCGTTCAGCGAGCCCTCGATGCAGCGGGCTATCGACGTGCTGGCGCTCGCGCCTGGAGCGAGCGTGGCCGACTTCGGTGCTGGGTCTTGCGAGCTGCCGATCCGGCTGGTGGAGAAGTACCAGGCGAAGGTCGCGGCCGTGGAGCTGTCGGCGCGGATGGCGGCGTGGGCGCGGGAGAAGATCCACGCTCGCCTCGTGGCAAAGAACCTGCCCGGCGGCGTGACCGTGCACGAGGGCGACGCGGGTGCGTTCCGCGCCACCATGGAGCCGCACTCCTACGACCTCACGATCTGCATCGGCTCCTCGCACGCGCTGGGCGGGTACGAGAAGACGGTGCAGGTGCTCAAACGGCTGACGCGACCCGGCGGGCAGGTGCTGATCGGCGAGGGGTTCTGGGGCAAGGCGCCGCCGGAGGCCTACCCCCAGGCGACGGGCATGACGCCCGACGAGTTCCACACGCACGGGGGGAACATCGACCACGCCTGCCGCGAGGGGCTGACGCCGCTGTGGGCGATCACCGCCAGCGAGCGCGAGTGGGACGAGTACGAGTGGGCCCACGCGCGGAACCTTGAGTCACTCGCGCAGGACAAGTGCGACTCGGGCGCGGCGTTGATCGCCCGGGGGCGCTCCTGGCGCGAGGCGTACTGGAAGTGGGGGCGGGGCGTACTGGGGTTCGGGCTGTACCTGTTCCGCTGCCAATGA
- a CDS encoding FKBP-type peptidyl-prolyl cis-trans isomerase, with the protein MIRNHSERKSMRSVLAMLIVAAGVAVAVAQPGSQPATQPQPAAQPAPQPGQPPATPAGQPTAVQPVTPPAPKGIPVPEMPIIERKELEGGLIVEDMKVGNGYEVKPGDTVVAFYHGTLKDAPAGTPAFDSAFERGEPIAFSLNGVIQGWQKGVPGMKVGGIRKLTIPYALAYGEAGSPPKIPAKADLVFVIQLDDALHWEDISPGTGEEIWGMAVGVVKQTITPASGEKVTHDNPPYVWLPGEMRYSPRDDAMQLALKGMKVGGKRKIHIPKQLNNSMPEVTNRPTGVTCDIELELVAARNLAPKPQPTPPPTAVPVPNDHAGHDHK; encoded by the coding sequence ATGATTCGCAACCACTCTGAAAGGAAGTCCATGCGCAGTGTCCTCGCGATGTTGATCGTCGCCGCCGGTGTCGCCGTGGCCGTCGCTCAGCCGGGCAGCCAGCCCGCCACGCAGCCGCAGCCCGCTGCTCAACCCGCCCCTCAGCCGGGCCAGCCCCCCGCGACCCCCGCCGGCCAGCCCACCGCTGTGCAGCCCGTTACCCCCCCGGCCCCCAAGGGCATCCCCGTCCCCGAGATGCCGATCATCGAGCGTAAGGAGCTCGAGGGCGGCCTCATCGTCGAGGACATGAAGGTCGGCAACGGCTACGAGGTCAAGCCGGGCGACACCGTCGTCGCCTTCTACCACGGCACCCTCAAGGACGCTCCCGCCGGCACCCCCGCCTTCGACTCAGCGTTCGAGCGCGGCGAGCCCATCGCCTTCTCGCTTAACGGCGTCATCCAGGGCTGGCAGAAGGGCGTCCCCGGCATGAAGGTCGGCGGCATCCGCAAGCTCACGATCCCCTACGCCCTCGCCTACGGCGAGGCCGGCAGCCCGCCCAAGATCCCGGCGAAGGCCGACCTCGTGTTCGTCATCCAGCTCGATGACGCGCTGCACTGGGAGGACATCAGCCCGGGCACCGGCGAGGAGATCTGGGGCATGGCCGTGGGCGTGGTCAAGCAGACCATCACTCCTGCCAGCGGCGAGAAGGTGACGCATGACAACCCGCCCTACGTCTGGCTGCCCGGCGAAATGCGCTACAGCCCGCGCGACGACGCCATGCAGCTGGCGCTCAAGGGCATGAAGGTCGGCGGCAAGCGCAAGATCCACATCCCCAAGCAGCTCAACAACTCCATGCCCGAGGTCACCAACCGACCCACCGGCGTTACCTGCGACATCGAGCTGGAGCTGGTCGCGGCGCGCAACCTTGCCCCCAAGCCGCAGCCCACGCCCCCGCCCACGGCCGTGCCGGTGCCCAACGACCACGCCGGTCACGACCACAAGTAA
- a CDS encoding GspE/PulE family protein — protein sequence MPKDSLKSILRRENAAEPKPTNGAALDLPRVAQLFGPLAISPEQLRQFPKVEGSDEEPWDVLLTMLAMDEHQALELLAKRTGLRFISEPRGHESASRFYELVPPDVARTRHVAGLESDGVSMTVATAQPMQPATFTMLEDILGMPVRVVLTPRGAVGNLINRGYEQRQDLVTEIIEEMPLDERAIAAAAGSAGQSTDLLQLARQTPVIRLVNMILFEALRRRASDIHVHPQENKLVIRFRIDGMLVDAFSPPLSLAAAISSRLKVMTELDIANRHTPQDGHTSVRVGSRKVDIRFSCIPTVYGERLVLRLLDQTATQLSLDEIGMTKPMQAQLLDLIERPTGIVLVTGPTGSGKTTTLYAALSRIDRASRNVMTIEDPVEYHLEGISQMQVNVKRGVTFAAGLRSLLRQDPDVILVGEIRDAETAQLAIQASLTGHLVLATLHTNDAPSAIPRLVDIGIEPYLVTSSLLAVLAQRLLRRSCQACGGTGVPTPGSSDVRCEVCYGVGYKGRLAVYEIMTMDDEMRRLTATRADAVTLYETARKHGFSPMREDALAKVKMGLTDESEVYRVLH from the coding sequence ATGCCCAAGGACTCCCTCAAGTCGATTCTGCGTCGCGAGAACGCCGCGGAACCCAAGCCCACCAACGGCGCGGCCCTCGACCTGCCGCGCGTGGCCCAGCTCTTTGGCCCCCTCGCCATCAGCCCCGAGCAGCTGCGGCAGTTCCCAAAGGTGGAAGGCAGCGACGAGGAACCGTGGGACGTCCTGCTCACCATGCTCGCCATGGACGAGCACCAGGCCCTGGAGCTGCTCGCCAAGCGCACCGGCCTCAGGTTCATCTCTGAGCCGCGCGGGCACGAGTCCGCGAGCCGCTTCTACGAGCTTGTCCCACCCGACGTCGCCCGCACCCGCCACGTCGCGGGCCTGGAGTCCGACGGCGTCAGCATGACCGTCGCCACCGCCCAGCCGATGCAGCCCGCGACCTTCACCATGCTCGAGGACATCCTCGGCATGCCCGTGCGCGTGGTGCTGACGCCACGGGGGGCCGTGGGCAATCTCATCAACCGCGGCTACGAGCAGCGGCAGGACCTCGTCACCGAAATCATCGAGGAGATGCCGCTCGACGAGCGGGCCATCGCCGCGGCCGCGGGGTCTGCGGGCCAGTCCACCGACCTGCTCCAGCTCGCCCGCCAGACGCCGGTCATCCGACTGGTGAACATGATCCTGTTCGAGGCCCTGCGCCGGCGCGCCAGCGACATTCACGTCCACCCGCAGGAGAACAAGCTCGTCATCCGCTTCCGCATCGACGGCATGCTGGTGGACGCCTTCAGCCCCCCGCTGTCGCTCGCGGCCGCGATCTCGTCGCGCCTGAAGGTCATGACGGAGCTGGACATCGCCAACCGCCACACGCCCCAGGACGGCCACACCTCCGTGCGTGTCGGCAGCCGCAAAGTCGACATCCGCTTCTCCTGCATCCCCACCGTCTACGGCGAGCGCCTCGTGCTGCGTCTGCTCGACCAGACCGCCACGCAGCTCTCGCTCGACGAGATCGGCATGACCAAGCCGATGCAGGCACAACTGCTGGACTTGATCGAGCGGCCCACCGGCATCGTGCTGGTCACCGGTCCCACCGGCTCGGGTAAGACGACGACGCTCTACGCCGCGCTCTCCCGCATCGACCGCGCCAGCCGCAACGTGATGACCATCGAGGACCCGGTCGAGTACCACCTCGAGGGCATCAGCCAGATGCAGGTGAACGTGAAGCGCGGCGTCACATTCGCCGCGGGCCTCCGCAGCCTCCTGCGTCAGGACCCCGACGTCATCCTCGTCGGCGAAATCCGCGACGCCGAGACGGCGCAGCTGGCGATCCAGGCGTCGCTCACCGGCCACCTTGTGCTCGCGACGCTGCACACCAACGACGCCCCCAGCGCCATCCCGCGCCTGGTCGACATCGGCATCGAGCCCTACCTCGTCACCAGCTCGCTGCTGGCGGTGCTGGCGCAGCGGCTGCTTCGGCGCAGCTGCCAGGCGTGCGGCGGCACCGGCGTGCCCACCCCCGGCTCGTCCGACGTGCGGTGCGAGGTCTGCTACGGCGTGGGCTACAAGGGCCGCCTCGCCGTGTACGAGATCATGACCATGGATGACGAGATGCGCCGCCTGACCGCCACCCGCGCGGACGCGGTGACGCTCTACGAGACCGCCCGCAAGCACGGCTTCTCGCCCATGCGCGAGGACGCCCTCGCCAAGGTCAAGATGGGCCTGACCGACGAGAGCGAGGTTTACCGGGTGCTTCACTGA